A region of Flavobacterium indicum GPTSA100-9 = DSM 17447 DNA encodes the following proteins:
- a CDS encoding 5-(carboxyamino)imidazole ribonucleotide synthase, translated as MNYFSSDFKLGILGGGQLGKMLLNDTRKFDIQTLVLDPSEEAPSRMSCNAFYRGNLNDFDTVYQFGKMCHVITIEIENVNLEALEKLEEEGHLVYPSPKTLRLIKNKGRQKDFYVENNIPTSKHQRFVDIKDLQNALDKDELDFPFVWKSAEGGYDGNGVKIVRSALDLYNLPEVECLAEALVPFKNELAVIVARNAKGDIKTYPVVEMEFHPEANQVEYVICPARIDKKVAEKARAVALNVSKAFNHVGLLAVEMFQTEDDEIVVNEVAPRPHNSGHYSIEASYTSQFENHIRAILNLPLGNTDSKVAGIMVNLVGEEGYTGQVVYENIEKIMAFDGVTPHIYGKRETRPFRKMGHVTIVNEDMAEARKIAEEVKNSIRVIS; from the coding sequence ATGAACTATTTTTCCTCTGATTTTAAATTAGGTATTTTAGGTGGTGGACAATTAGGCAAAATGCTTTTAAACGACACCCGCAAATTTGACATTCAAACCTTAGTATTAGACCCAAGTGAAGAGGCACCATCAAGAATGAGCTGCAATGCTTTTTACAGAGGCAATTTAAATGATTTTGACACGGTTTATCAATTTGGTAAAATGTGTCATGTTATCACTATTGAAATTGAAAATGTCAATTTAGAAGCTTTAGAAAAATTAGAAGAGGAAGGACATTTGGTTTATCCTTCTCCAAAAACGCTTCGATTAATCAAAAACAAGGGGCGTCAAAAAGATTTTTATGTTGAAAATAATATTCCTACTTCAAAACATCAACGTTTTGTAGACATCAAAGATTTACAAAACGCTTTAGATAAAGATGAATTGGATTTTCCATTTGTTTGGAAATCAGCCGAAGGGGGCTATGATGGTAATGGCGTAAAAATAGTTCGTTCTGCACTAGATTTATACAATTTACCTGAAGTAGAATGTCTTGCTGAAGCTTTAGTTCCTTTTAAAAATGAATTAGCAGTAATTGTAGCTCGAAATGCCAAAGGCGATATTAAGACCTATCCTGTTGTTGAAATGGAATTTCATCCAGAGGCCAATCAAGTCGAATATGTTATTTGTCCTGCCCGTATTGATAAAAAAGTCGCTGAAAAAGCAAGAGCAGTTGCCTTAAATGTTTCAAAAGCCTTTAATCATGTTGGTCTTTTAGCTGTAGAAATGTTTCAAACGGAAGACGACGAAATTGTGGTGAATGAAGTTGCACCTAGACCTCATAATTCTGGTCATTATAGTATTGAAGCAAGTTATACTTCACAATTTGAAAATCACATTAGAGCCATTCTAAATTTACCTTTAGGAAACACGGACAGTAAAGTAGCAGGAATTATGGTGAACTTAGTGGGTGAAGAAGGATACACAGGACAAGTGGTTTATGAAAATATAGAAAAAATTATGGCATTTGACGGTGTTACTCCACATATATATGGTAAAAGAGAAACAAGACCATTCCGTAAAATGGGACATGTAACGATTGTTAATGAAGATATGGCTGAAGCAAGAAAAATTGCGGAAGAAGTTAAAAATAGTATTCGAGTGATTTCTTAA
- the purE gene encoding 5-(carboxyamino)imidazole ribonucleotide mutase translates to MKVAIIMGSISDMHVMQEAIDILNSFNISIEVDIVSAHRTPEKLVDFSKNAHERGISVIIAGAGGAAHLPGMVASMSPLPVIGVPVKSSNSIDGWDSVLSILQMPGGVPVATVALNGAKNAGILAAQIIGSHDSTVLNKIVAYKESLKEAVLKASKNLEI, encoded by the coding sequence ATGAAAGTAGCCATAATCATGGGAAGCATATCGGATATGCATGTAATGCAAGAAGCTATCGATATTTTAAATAGTTTTAATATTTCTATTGAAGTAGATATAGTATCTGCTCACAGAACACCTGAAAAATTAGTAGATTTTAGTAAAAACGCACACGAAAGAGGTATTTCTGTAATCATTGCCGGTGCTGGTGGTGCCGCTCACTTACCAGGTATGGTGGCAAGTATGAGTCCACTTCCTGTTATTGGCGTTCCAGTAAAATCGAGCAATTCCATTGATGGATGGGATTCTGTTTTATCAATTCTACAAATGCCAGGTGGCGTTCCAGTGGCAACAGTTGCCTTAAACGGTGCAAAAAACGCAGGTATTTTGGCAGCACAGATAATCGGTAGCCATGACAGTACGGTTTTAAATAAAATTGTGGCGTATAAAGAAAGTTTAAAAGAGGCTGTTTTAAAAGCTTCTAAAAATTTAGAGATTTAA